The following proteins are encoded in a genomic region of Pseudoxanthomonas suwonensis 11-1:
- the ung gene encoding uracil-DNA glycosylase, with translation MAGEPVIRLEPSWKARIGDWLLRPEMRELSAFLRQRKAAGAQVYPPGPRLFAAFDATPFDQVKVVILGQDPYHGPGQAHGLCFSVLPGVPVPPSLENIFKEIGTELGLPRPDHGCLLPWARRGVLLLNAVLSVEQGKAGAHQGKGWEGFTDHAIETLAREREGLVFMLWGSYAQAKGRIIDSRRHRVLKAPHPSPLSAYRGFFGCGHFTAANEYLARRGQAPVDWSLPPRAEVEAMLAEHAVQIER, from the coding sequence ATGGCAGGGGAACCCGTCATCCGCCTCGAGCCTTCGTGGAAGGCGCGCATCGGCGACTGGCTGCTGCGTCCGGAGATGCGCGAGCTGTCGGCGTTCCTGCGCCAGCGCAAGGCCGCCGGGGCCCAGGTCTATCCGCCGGGCCCGCGCCTGTTCGCCGCCTTCGATGCCACCCCGTTCGACCAGGTCAAGGTGGTGATCCTCGGCCAGGACCCGTACCACGGGCCCGGCCAGGCCCATGGCCTGTGCTTCTCGGTGCTGCCGGGGGTGCCGGTGCCGCCGTCGCTGGAGAACATCTTCAAGGAGATCGGCACCGAGCTGGGGCTGCCGCGGCCGGACCATGGCTGCCTGCTGCCCTGGGCCCGGCGCGGGGTGCTGCTGCTCAACGCGGTGCTGTCGGTCGAGCAGGGCAAGGCCGGCGCCCACCAGGGCAAGGGCTGGGAAGGCTTCACCGACCACGCCATCGAGACCCTGGCCCGCGAGCGCGAGGGCCTGGTGTTCATGCTCTGGGGCAGCTACGCCCAGGCCAAGGGCCGGATCATCGACTCGCGCCGGCACCGGGTGCTGAAGGCGCCGCACCCCTCGCCGCTGTCCGCATATCGAGGCTTCTTCGGCTGCGGCCACTTCACTGCCGCCAACGAGTACCTGGCCCGCCGCGGCCAGGCGCCGGTGGACTGGTCGTTGCCGCCGCGGGCGGAAGTGGAGGCCATGCTGGCCGAACACGCTGTACAGATAGAACGATAA
- a CDS encoding pirin family protein — translation MITKRPAAERGHANHGWLDSWHSFSFAGYFDPEHVHWGPLRVINEDRVAGGQGFGTHGHQDMEIISYVLEGALAHRDSMGNVERILPGEVQRMSAGTGVTHSEFNPEPDRATHFLQIWILPERTGITPGYEQKRFDPAEKRGRLRLVVSPDGADGSLKMHQDARLYAGLFDGSEQARLALAPGRLAYVHLVRGAATVNGQRLGAGDALRYRDEAEVLIGAGEDAEVLVFDLPALPGQ, via the coding sequence GTGATCACCAAGCGACCCGCCGCCGAGCGCGGCCACGCCAACCACGGCTGGCTGGATTCATGGCACAGCTTCTCCTTCGCCGGGTACTTCGACCCGGAGCACGTGCACTGGGGTCCGCTGCGGGTGATCAACGAGGACCGGGTCGCCGGCGGCCAGGGCTTCGGCACCCACGGCCACCAGGACATGGAGATCATCAGCTACGTGCTGGAGGGCGCGCTTGCCCACCGCGATTCGATGGGCAATGTCGAGCGGATCCTGCCGGGCGAGGTGCAGCGCATGAGCGCCGGCACCGGCGTGACCCACTCGGAGTTCAACCCGGAGCCGGACCGTGCCACCCATTTCCTGCAGATCTGGATCCTGCCCGAGCGCACCGGGATCACCCCGGGCTACGAGCAGAAGCGCTTCGACCCGGCCGAAAAGCGCGGTCGCCTGCGCCTGGTGGTTTCGCCCGACGGTGCCGACGGCTCGCTGAAGATGCACCAGGACGCCCGGCTGTATGCCGGCCTGTTCGACGGTTCCGAGCAGGCCCGCCTGGCCCTGGCTCCGGGCCGGCTGGCCTACGTCCACCTGGTCCGCGGCGCGGCCACGGTCAATGGCCAGCGCCTTGGGGCGGGCGATGCCCTGCGCTACCGGGACGAGGCCGAGGTCTTGATCGGGGCCGGCGAGGACGCCGAAGTGCTGGTGTTCGACCTGCCGGCGCTGCCGGGCCAGTAA
- a CDS encoding response regulator, with protein sequence MASHDLKYLISDNPRVMVADGSKLVRKLIADVLVRDLPGVEVVGCSSIEEARQALEDGPVNLVTTALSLPDGDGMELARSVRAAAQAYVPIIVVSGDAQQHLVERRFTEYVTDYFDKSLGHEALAEFISGYVQPQPIPGARVLYIEDSRVVAEATKRMLERQQLEVVHVLTAEEAFALLTAESLGRVPRIDLVLTDVTLKGELSGRDVVERIRIDFDYGKRRLPVLVMTGDANRHNQSGLLRAGANDLVQKPIEERLLVTKVLFQLRLARLEER encoded by the coding sequence ATGGCCTCGCACGACCTGAAGTACCTGATCAGCGACAACCCCAGGGTGATGGTCGCCGATGGATCCAAGCTGGTCCGCAAACTGATCGCCGATGTCCTGGTGCGCGACCTGCCGGGCGTGGAGGTCGTGGGCTGCTCCAGCATCGAGGAGGCACGCCAGGCGCTGGAGGACGGACCGGTCAACCTGGTCACCACCGCGCTTTCGCTGCCCGACGGCGACGGCATGGAGCTGGCACGCAGCGTGCGCGCCGCGGCCCAGGCCTACGTGCCGATCATCGTGGTCTCCGGCGACGCCCAGCAGCACCTGGTCGAGCGCCGCTTCACCGAATACGTCACCGACTACTTCGACAAGTCGCTGGGGCACGAGGCGCTGGCCGAGTTCATCAGCGGCTACGTGCAGCCGCAGCCGATCCCCGGCGCGCGCGTTCTCTACATCGAGGACAGCCGGGTGGTGGCCGAGGCCACCAAGCGCATGCTCGAGCGCCAGCAGCTGGAAGTGGTGCACGTGCTCACCGCCGAGGAGGCGTTCGCGCTGCTGACCGCCGAGTCGCTGGGCCGGGTGCCGCGCATCGACCTGGTCCTGACCGACGTCACCCTCAAGGGCGAGCTGAGCGGCCGCGACGTGGTCGAGCGCATCCGCATCGACTTCGACTACGGCAAGCGCCGCCTGCCGGTGCTGGTGATGACCGGCGACGCCAACCGCCACAACCAGTCCGGGCTGCTGCGCGCCGGCGCCAACGACCTGGTGCAGAAGCCGATCGAGGAGCGCCTGCTGGTCACCAAGGTGCTGTTCCAGCTGCGCCTGGCGCGGCTGGAGGAGCGCTAG
- the ftsX gene encoding permease-like cell division protein FtsX, with the protein MSTAKKATAPSAPSRLRVWFDQHLHSLAFSAGRAAGKPWATLLTIAVMGMALALPLGLSIVMDNLRHFAGSVQQSREINLFLRQDVAPPAAALVAEKLRARADVASVDVRAPEQGLAELREAGLGEAIDALGDNPLPTLLVVTPTGQGDESRLATELEAMPQADLVQHDALWRQRLDAWLRFGQRVVQVLSVLLGLGALLVVGNTVRLDIQSRREEIGVLQLLGASDGFIRRPFLYLGAWYGLGAGVVALALIGGAGAALGGPLAALSESYGSHFALKGLDALHSSMVLVGTVLMGWLGAWAVTGHFLRQTRPTET; encoded by the coding sequence ATGAGTACCGCGAAGAAGGCGACCGCCCCCTCCGCGCCCTCGCGCCTGCGCGTGTGGTTCGACCAGCACCTGCACAGCCTGGCCTTCAGCGCCGGCCGCGCCGCGGGCAAGCCGTGGGCGACCCTGCTGACCATCGCGGTGATGGGCATGGCCCTGGCACTGCCGCTGGGCCTGTCGATCGTGATGGACAACCTGCGCCACTTCGCCGGCAGCGTGCAGCAGTCGCGCGAGATCAACCTGTTCCTCAGGCAGGACGTGGCCCCGCCGGCCGCGGCCCTGGTCGCGGAGAAGCTGCGCGCCCGCGCCGACGTGGCCTCGGTCGATGTGCGCGCGCCGGAGCAGGGCCTGGCCGAGCTGCGCGAGGCCGGGCTGGGCGAGGCGATCGACGCGCTCGGCGACAACCCGCTGCCGACCCTGCTGGTGGTGACTCCCACCGGCCAGGGCGACGAGTCGCGCCTGGCGACCGAGCTCGAGGCGATGCCGCAGGCCGACCTGGTCCAGCACGACGCGCTCTGGCGCCAGCGCCTGGATGCCTGGCTGCGCTTCGGCCAGCGCGTGGTCCAGGTGCTGTCGGTGCTGCTGGGCCTGGGCGCGCTGCTGGTGGTGGGCAACACCGTGCGCCTGGACATCCAGTCGCGGCGCGAGGAGATCGGCGTGCTGCAGCTGCTCGGCGCCAGCGATGGGTTCATCCGCCGTCCGTTCCTCTACCTCGGTGCCTGGTACGGCCTCGGTGCCGGCGTGGTCGCGCTGGCGCTGATCGGCGGCGCCGGTGCCGCCCTGGGCGGGCCGCTGGCCGCGCTCAGCGAGAGCTATGGCAGCCACTTCGCCTTGAAGGGACTGGATGCCCTGCACTCGTCGATGGTATTGGTGGGCACCGTTCTCATGGGGTGGCTGGGGGCCTGGGCGGTCACCGGTCATTTCCTGCGCCAGACCCGTCCCACGGAGACCTGA